tgatactgatgagTGTTGCGCAATAACCTTTATAACGACAGCACTCTATCATGGTGTATAATTCAATGCTGGTGTGAGGGTTGGGTCTGGCAGGGTGATAAGGTGTTCATCTTACCGCCTGTACATGATCGTCTCCACGCTCTTGCCAGTTCATACTCTGTTACACTGGAGGCTTGTATCTTCGTGGGTTATTAATTCAGTGTTACTACGAGGGATGATTCTTTGAATGACAAAAAGGGTGTTCGTTTTATTTCCTCCATATTACAATTTTAGatgccttatttatttatttatctattttttgctcGACACACTTTCGGGACTTTCATCTacagtgaaccttttttttatccttttatttcttattttgcccATTTGACCAGAGCCCATTTCCCATCAAACTAATGAAATATTATCTATAAATTGGCATGCTCAATTCTTGCTTTTAACTTGTGAAGGTTGCTGCTTACCTGCACCTGACTTCCAtgtgctttccttccttgatttaCCCTCATTTCATCTGGAAAGCCTTAGCGATGCACCAATTATCATGTATCCTCactttcatcagagagagagagagagagagagagagagagagagagagagagagagagagagcacagtatTTATGAGTTAATGTCATGCTGATCATATCAACTTGGTCAAAACTTGTACCAAAAAGTCTTCAACACATGTAGCCAGTGTCCAGCTCCACTCCCgcgtgtaataatgatgatcgaggtgaggtgatggtgataataataataaaacaacagcaacactcccgcgtgtaataatgatgatcgaggtgaggtgatggtgataataataataaaacaacagcaacaacaacaacaacaacaataataatactgatagtaataatattaatgataataataataataataataataataataataataataataataataataataataataataatgataataataacaataataaagattatgttgctataaataataatgataaaaatgatagatataattttgacattggataaaaagaaatactgacAACTGTTTCTCCAGGGCATCAAAAGCGCTGTTGCATCAGTCCGTTTATTGGGCAAAGATTCAACCTGTGAACAATATGTAACACTCACCACGAATTCCCAAAACAAGCCTTGCTCACAACCTTAATAATCCATGTGTAGGATGTTACCTCAAAGTAATCTTAGAATATCACATTCAATTATCACTTAATTCACATCACATTCAATATAAAGAATCAGAGGAAGTAGCAGTTAATGACTGCTAATAGACCAACAATACTATCACAGGTAGCTGGATAAAGCAGgatttacaaataataatacaagtatGTACTGATAACAACCAATAATAATGAACCAACCAGTACCTGTCAGTAATAATGACTCACAGTATTGACGACACAGATGTCCCGGAGAGAAGATCCCAAacaaggtaaatatacacagcgTCCCCACAGCATAAACACCCCATCACGTATCCAACCATCTACCGCTGCAACAAACGGTTACAGTGACATACAAATCAtaatccatcatcatcacaaatcATACGTAAACCACTTTGTCTTCAATATCGTCTCACACAAGCAGGAAATACGCACTACCAAATCCTTGGCTACGAgcggaacaaaataaatatggcgGACTATCACATAGTCCCTGAATTCACACTACATACCTTCCAGCAAACCCGAATAGTAGCGGCACAGATGCACAACACGCCCTCCAATCCACTCCAGCGTCACAAGTATCCTTCCACACCCCACACGCCAATCTGCTGGACTGGCCAGCCCGTTCACCTGTCCCTTGAGTCTTGACCATGCCTCCACTCCGCCACATCCACAACAAAAGACAATGGCAAAGCGCAACATACACCCCTCCGCTCCGCCACGTCCACAACAAAAGACGACAGCGAAGCGATACATCCACCCACTcgacataaattaataaaatacataacAGCAATTGAATTTATCATTGGTCGTAATGATACACTCCCACACGGAGTTATGTTACATATGACattgcaaaacaaacaaaaaaatgtacaaacaaATACGAATACATACAATGAAACCAGCGAGATACACAGTAATGCATAAAAAAGGGTAACATTCAGTATAAACTCAAGTACGTTCCTCAATGGGCAAAATTACCACGATACGATGAGCAGATCTCTTTACAAGTATATCTTTTCACCCTTATAcctaacaccacctctctggGGTTTATACCTAAGAGTAACATTTCGTACCTTACCATCTTTGCTTTCATTTGCTACTGCAACCTCAGCAAACTTCCACGTCCCCCGTACAATATTGCTGTCCTGAAACAACACAATATCACCGATCTGTAAATTACGGCGCTCAATGTGCCACTTTTGACGAATCAGAAGAGTGGGAAAAAATCCTAGTCCATTTTTTCCAAAATGAATCTACAATGCGCTGGTGGAACTGCAATCGAGATTCATGACTAGGAAAGTGCTCAAAGACACCCTTTGGAGCTTTGTTAGAGGTACGTCCAAGGAGGAGGTCGTTAGGGCAAAGGTATTTTCCAAGTTCTGGATCACATCCTGGCTTTATACCTATAGGTCTTTCATTTAGTATATTTGAAATCTCAAAAAGGGTTGTCTGTAATTTACTGAAGGTTAATACATTATCACCGATAGCCACAGTCAGACTTCTCTTAAGGGATTTGATTAGACTTTCACTAGCACCGTTTTGCCATGGTGCGTCTGCTGATGCATTGAAAACCCATTTAACCTCTCCCCCTTTATTGCAAGCAAAATCTTGTATGTCATCAGAACTTAACCTGGACAGATCTATCAATCCTTTACTGGCGGCAGTCAGTTGAGTACCAGCATCTGAATAAATTTCACGCGGACATCCTCGGATAGATACGAATCTTCTAAGTCCATCAAGGAAATCCCTAGTGCTATACCCTTCAATTAGATCCAGATGAACAGCACGAGTGGCCAAACAGTTGAAGATTACACCGTAAGCTTTACCTCTTGAGCGACCCTTGACCATATCTTTAACTAAAAGGGGGCCGTACAAATCTAGGGCAGTGTAGGTAAACGGAGGAGATGGTTTGAGGCGTTCTTCTGGCAGCTGTCCCATAAGTTGACCAACTATTTCTTTCCTCAGTTTGCGACAGGTGATGCATTTGTACCTCACAGATTTGATCATGTTCCGGACCTTTGGTACCCAAAACTTGGATTGAATCTTGGCTAAAGTTACTTCAATGCCAGCATGGTCCAGACGATGCATAGATTCCACATACAACTTAGTAAAGTCATGATCaggagaaagcaaaataaatccgTCCTGATCATAGTTATTCTTTAACCATTTAGGGATACGCTGACCGACAACAATCACCCCAGCTTCATTTCTGGTAGGCCCTAACCTACGGTACTTAGTTTCCCAATCAGGATCAAGTTCAGATTGAACTTCCTTCACCCACAACATTTCAGCGATCGCAAGATCTTCTACAGTTGGAGTTAAAAGTGATTCTCTAAGAGATCGGGATCTGATCGCCCGTATGACACGACTGGTAACCCTTATCAGTTTCTCATGGCTATTGAACCGAGAAATATCAAACAATTTGCAAAGACCTGTGGTAGTAACATCAGCATCAGCGTGAGAAATGAAGATGCCCACTTTATCAGGTAATTCCGAGACAGGGTCTTTCCTTATAGGCCACATGCTGatagggagagacaggaaggcggGCCCCATTTGCCAAATGGATCCTTCAGCAAGATCAACAGGTTTAGCAGGTTTGGTGGTCATGTCCGCCGGATTGTCTTTCCTAGGTATCCACCACCATTCCTCGGGATTAGTTTTACTTTGAATCTCGGCAATTTTCGTAGCTGTAAAAGTACCAAACCCGAAACTCTCCTTCTGAATCTGAGCCCGGACAATAGCAGAGTCAACAATATGTATTACAGATTCAAAGTTATAGTTAAGTTCCTTTGTGATGGTCTCTCTCATCCGAGCTGCAAGTAGGGCTCCACAAAGTTCAATTCGAGGGACTGATAACTGCTTGAGCGGGGCAAGTTTAGACTTAGCCATCAAAAGTCTAGAGCTAAACATTCCTGTACGATATTCCCATCTAACGTAAGCACAAGCTCCATATGCTATAGTAGACCCGTCTGAAAATATGACCAATGTAGGGTTACCAACGTGGTCAGCTTCCCTAACACATCTGGGAAACCATAGAGTTTCTAACTCAAACATCATCTGGAAATAATCCAGCCATTCACTTCTAATCTGTGGCAACACTGCATCATCCCAACCGTATTTTGCATCTTCATCACCCTCTGGACAGACAAGACGCCTCAACATCAATTTTGCCTTTAAAGTTACAGGGCAGACAAGTCCCAAGGGGTCAAATTGGGTTGCAATCTGACTTAAAAGCATTCTCTTGGTCAAATACTGGGGTGTCTCACCGGTAAGGTTATCCGGTTTAAGATCTGGGCCCGTATGTGTCTTGCGATGTTTGGGAGAAAAATTTATTTTCACACTAAACACAAATACGTCTCTGTTGGGTTCCCACACAACACCCaagactttttctttttgagttTCTGCTAGATCCAGTTTGCTAGGGTTATGAGCACCTGACAGAATCCAATGTTTCACCTTAAATCCTCCTTGGCCTAAAACAAATTCAATCTCTCTCAGTAAATTGTTTGCTCCCTCATAATTGTCACAATTTCCTAGTATGTCATCCACATAGCTGTTCTTCACTATGGCATTGACTGCAACAGGGTACTGGTCTTGAATTATTTCCGCAGTTAATCTTAAAGCAAG
The window above is part of the Portunus trituberculatus isolate SZX2019 chromosome 14, ASM1759143v1, whole genome shotgun sequence genome. Proteins encoded here:
- the LOC123503775 gene encoding uncharacterized protein LOC123503775 — its product is MSSGWMYRFAVVFCCGRGGAEGCMLRFAIVFCCGCGGVEAWSRLKGQVNGLASPADWRVGCGRILVTLEWIGGRVVHLCRYYSGLLEAVDGWIRDGVFMLWGRCVYLPCLGSSLRDICVVNTVESLPNKRTDATALLMPWRNSCHHAHYAHDSHTFRLPIVKVQASW
- the LOC123503776 gene encoding uncharacterized protein LOC123503776, with the translated sequence MLALRLTAEIIQDQYPVAVNAIVKNSYVDDILGNCDNYEGANNLLREIEFVLGQGGFKVKHWILSGAHNPSKLDLAETQKEKVLGVVWEPNRDVFVFSVKINFSPKHRKTHTGPDLKPDNLTGETPQYLTKRMLLSQIATQFDPLGLVCPVTLKAKLMLRRLVCPEGDEDAKYGWDDAVLPQIRSEWLDYFQMMFELETLWFPRCVREADHVGNPTLVIFSDGSTIAYGACAYVRWEYRTGMFSSRLLMAKSKLAPLKQLSVPRIELCGALLAARMRETITKELNYNFESVIHIVDSAIVRAQIQKESFGFGTFTATKIAEIQSKTNPEEWWWIPRKDNPADMTTKPAKPVDLAEGSIWQMGPAFLSLPISMWPIRKDPVSELPDKVGIFISHADADVTTTGLCKLFDISRFNSHEKLIRVTSRVIRAIRSRSLRESLLTPTVEDLAIAEMLWVKEVQSELDPDWETKYRRLGPTRNEAGVIVVGQRIPKWLKNNYDQDGFILLSPDHDFTKLYVESMHRLDHAGIEVTLAKIQSKFWVPKVRNMIKSVRYKCITCRKLRKEIVGQLMGQLPEERLKPSPPFTYTALDLYGPLLVKDMVKGRSRGKAYGVIFNCLATRAVHLDLIEGYSTRDFLDGLRRFVSIRGCPREIYSDAGTQLTAASKGLIDLSRLSSDDIQDFACNKGGEVKWVFNASADAPWQNGASESLIKSLKRSLTVAIGDNVLTFSKLQTTLFEISNILNERPIGIKPGCDPELGKYLCPNDLLLGRTSNKAPKGVFEHFPSHESRLQFHQRIVDSFWKKWTRIFSHSSDSSKVAH